From a single Shewanella donghaensis genomic region:
- a CDS encoding S41 family peptidase: MKLRHSVSACLLALGLLSTSALAANSDHQGYYRAPALHDQTLVFTAEGDLWLSQLNQSSATRLTTQAAEEIDATISKDGNWVAYSANYDGATEVYVMPITGGVAKRVSFENSRVRLQGWTATGEILYATDNAHGPANYWVLKTVNPQTLALTNLPLADAIEGVIDDAGEYVYFTQFGLQTSGDNAKVYRGGALGEIWRFKLGSKQEAQKLTASHQGSVRLPMLWQKRVYFISDQSGNDNIWSMGLDGNGIKQHTEFSDWKVRDAQLNDGRVVFQHGADIKVFSINDDSTALLDINLTSDYPHRREHWVKDPMTFATSIELAATGDKAVITARSHVAVASHDGSRLVQIQSPANARIRNASLSVDGNWVYGISDASGEQEIWQFPADGSAGAKQLTKDGSTLRTSIHLSPDGRFIAHDDYDGNVWLLDIKKSKNTKIITNGEGLGEYPDIVWSGDSQFIALTKFEMGQQRPQIVLYSVAGDKAQAITTDKYESYSPSFSPDGQWLYFLSSRHFDATPGSPWGDRNMGPIFDKRTQVFAIALTDKAVFPFVKPTELNSSMIADAKEFSSNASKDQKVKVDWNNISLRLWQVPVSSGNFSSLSVAKDKLYLLDKTADKSSLKLIKFDRLSPEISEFSADISAYQLSADGENLLLRKQSNPNELHIVAAGDKIPAELKNTKLDTAQWQLAISPMQEWQQIFEDAWLMHRDSFFDKDMRGVDWREVKQKYQPLLARLTDRNELNDIFKQMMGELNSLHSQVRGGDIAKNETAKGASLGARLSQTSKGIVIKHIYRNDPELPTQTSPLARIEVDAVEGDIIEAINGLPITNIAQVTQLLRNQTNKQVLLDLKRGKERHQTIVVPHDNRTDAKLRYLDWVTTNADKVTEASKGNIGYLHLYAMGSGDIESFAREFYANYDKDGLIIDVRRNRGGNIDSWIIEKLLRRAWAFWQPTHGSANTNMQQTFRGHLVVLTDQMTYSDGETFAAGIKALGLAPLIGKQTAGAGVWLSGRNSLTDKGMARVAEYPQYAIDGSWIVEGHGVEPDIEVNNLPFATFSGKDAQLETAISYLKDEMAQKPIAPLKAKPIAATGFAADTKAQ; this comes from the coding sequence ATGAAACTTCGTCATTCTGTTAGCGCGTGCTTGCTGGCGCTTGGGCTATTAAGCACATCAGCCTTAGCGGCCAATTCTGATCATCAAGGTTATTACCGCGCACCAGCGCTTCATGATCAAACCCTGGTATTTACCGCCGAAGGGGACCTTTGGTTAAGTCAGTTAAATCAATCATCAGCCACAAGGTTAACCACCCAAGCAGCAGAAGAAATTGATGCAACCATTTCAAAAGATGGTAACTGGGTCGCTTATAGCGCTAATTATGACGGCGCAACAGAAGTCTATGTGATGCCAATTACGGGTGGCGTCGCCAAGCGAGTCAGCTTTGAAAACAGTCGAGTTAGATTACAAGGTTGGACCGCTACAGGTGAGATTTTATATGCCACCGATAATGCCCATGGTCCCGCCAATTATTGGGTGCTTAAAACGGTTAACCCACAGACGTTAGCCTTAACTAATCTGCCACTTGCAGACGCAATAGAAGGTGTGATTGATGATGCCGGAGAGTATGTATACTTTACTCAGTTTGGCCTGCAAACCAGTGGTGATAATGCCAAAGTGTATCGCGGCGGTGCGTTAGGGGAGATCTGGCGATTCAAATTAGGCAGTAAACAAGAAGCGCAAAAACTAACAGCAAGTCATCAAGGTTCTGTAAGACTGCCAATGTTATGGCAAAAGCGTGTTTACTTTATCAGCGACCAATCGGGTAACGACAATATTTGGTCAATGGGTCTTGATGGAAATGGAATAAAGCAACATACCGAATTTAGCGATTGGAAAGTCCGTGATGCGCAACTTAATGATGGTCGAGTGGTATTCCAGCATGGCGCCGATATCAAAGTTTTTAGCATCAATGATGACAGTACGGCACTACTTGATATCAACTTAACGTCTGATTACCCTCATCGACGCGAACATTGGGTAAAAGATCCAATGACGTTTGCTACTTCAATTGAGTTAGCAGCCACAGGTGATAAAGCCGTTATTACAGCCAGAAGTCATGTGGCTGTTGCCAGCCATGACGGAAGTCGCCTTGTTCAAATCCAATCACCAGCTAATGCACGCATTAGAAATGCATCCTTAAGTGTTGATGGAAATTGGGTCTACGGCATCAGTGATGCCTCTGGCGAGCAAGAAATCTGGCAATTCCCTGCTGATGGTAGCGCTGGCGCTAAACAGCTCACTAAAGATGGCAGCACACTTAGAACTAGCATTCATTTATCGCCAGATGGCCGTTTCATTGCTCATGATGACTATGACGGTAACGTGTGGTTGCTTGATATAAAGAAATCTAAAAATACAAAAATTATTACCAATGGTGAAGGCCTTGGTGAATATCCTGATATCGTTTGGTCTGGTGATAGCCAGTTTATTGCCCTGACTAAATTTGAAATGGGTCAACAGCGTCCGCAAATCGTACTTTACTCGGTTGCTGGCGATAAAGCTCAAGCCATTACCACTGATAAATACGAGTCCTACTCACCGAGCTTTAGTCCTGACGGGCAATGGCTGTATTTCTTGTCTTCACGTCACTTTGACGCCACACCGGGTTCGCCTTGGGGTGACAGAAACATGGGACCTATTTTTGATAAACGCACTCAAGTGTTTGCCATTGCGCTAACAGACAAAGCAGTCTTCCCTTTTGTTAAACCGACTGAGCTTAACAGCAGCATGATTGCGGATGCTAAAGAGTTCAGCAGTAATGCCAGTAAAGATCAGAAAGTGAAAGTCGATTGGAACAATATCAGTCTAAGGCTGTGGCAAGTTCCTGTGAGTTCAGGTAACTTTTCAAGCTTATCGGTTGCTAAAGATAAGCTGTATTTGTTGGATAAGACTGCAGATAAAAGCAGTTTGAAATTAATTAAATTTGATCGTCTCTCACCAGAAATTAGCGAGTTTTCAGCTGATATCAGTGCTTATCAATTATCTGCTGATGGTGAGAATTTACTATTGCGAAAACAGTCAAACCCTAATGAACTTCATATCGTTGCCGCTGGCGATAAAATTCCTGCAGAGCTTAAAAATACCAAGCTTGATACCGCACAATGGCAGTTGGCAATCTCACCAATGCAAGAGTGGCAGCAGATATTTGAGGATGCCTGGTTAATGCACCGAGACTCATTCTTCGATAAGGATATGCGTGGTGTCGATTGGCGTGAAGTTAAGCAAAAGTATCAACCATTACTGGCACGCCTAACGGATAGAAATGAGCTAAATGATATCTTTAAGCAAATGATGGGTGAGCTTAATTCTTTGCATTCTCAAGTACGTGGTGGTGACATTGCTAAAAATGAGACGGCGAAAGGAGCAAGTCTAGGTGCGCGTTTATCACAAACCTCAAAAGGCATTGTGATCAAGCATATTTACCGCAATGATCCAGAGCTTCCAACGCAAACATCACCGTTAGCACGTATCGAAGTCGATGCGGTTGAGGGAGATATTATCGAAGCGATTAACGGACTGCCCATCACCAATATTGCTCAAGTTACTCAGTTGCTGCGTAATCAGACCAATAAACAAGTTTTGCTTGATCTCAAGCGTGGTAAAGAGCGTCATCAAACGATTGTCGTTCCTCACGATAATCGCACTGATGCCAAGTTACGTTATCTTGATTGGGTTACTACCAATGCTGATAAAGTGACTGAAGCCAGCAAAGGCAATATCGGTTACTTGCATCTGTATGCCATGGGCTCAGGTGATATTGAAAGCTTTGCCCGTGAGTTTTATGCCAATTATGACAAAGATGGTTTAATCATCGATGTTCGTCGTAACCGCGGTGGTAATATTGATAGTTGGATTATTGAAAAGTTATTGCGCCGAGCATGGGCATTTTGGCAACCCACTCATGGTTCTGCTAACACCAATATGCAGCAAACTTTTAGAGGCCACTTAGTGGTGCTAACAGATCAAATGACTTATTCAGATGGTGAAACTTTCGCTGCAGGTATCAAAGCGTTAGGTTTAGCGCCGTTAATCGGTAAGCAAACTGCCGGAGCGGGTGTATGGCTTTCTGGTCGAAATAGTTTGACGGATAAGGGCATGGCGAGAGTTGCAGAATACCCTCAATATGCGATTGATGGCAGTTGGATAGTTGAAGGGCATGGGGTTGAGCCTGACATTGAAGTGAATAACTTACCGTTTGCGACCTTCTCTGGAAAAGATGCCCAGCTTGAAACTGCCATTAGCTATTTAAAAGATGAAATGGCGCAAAAACCTATCGCGCCTTTAAAAGCTAAGCCTATTGCTGCAACAGGTTTTGCAGCAGATACTAAAGCGCAATAA
- a CDS encoding sigma-70 family RNA polymerase sigma factor encodes MLNYQQGDSVAFEQLYTKHKGPLYRYFVRQVSDNQLAEDLYQDTWGKVIKAASSYQVTAKFTTWVYRIAHNLLIDHVRAVKPLDKLEDTAEEGMDSFEESATGSANHSRPDEQLIDEQKSMLLKTCISKLPQLQKEAFLLNIELGLTAAAISDIADVTLEATKSRIRYAYQSIKQCVANKWQGADHE; translated from the coding sequence ATGTTGAACTATCAACAAGGTGACTCGGTTGCTTTTGAGCAATTGTATACCAAGCATAAAGGCCCTTTATATCGATACTTTGTTAGGCAAGTGAGTGACAATCAGTTAGCTGAAGATCTTTACCAAGATACTTGGGGCAAAGTCATCAAGGCTGCTAGCAGCTATCAAGTTACGGCAAAGTTTACTACCTGGGTATATCGAATTGCGCATAATTTATTGATTGACCATGTACGGGCGGTAAAGCCTCTCGATAAGCTTGAAGATACCGCCGAAGAGGGGATGGACAGTTTTGAGGAAAGTGCGACAGGTTCAGCGAATCACAGCCGACCAGATGAGCAACTTATTGATGAGCAAAAAAGCATGTTGCTAAAAACCTGTATAAGCAAATTACCGCAATTACAGAAAGAAGCATTTTTACTCAATATAGAGTTAGGCTTAACAGCAGCTGCAATAAGCGACATTGCTGATGTCACATTAGAGGCAACTAAAAGCCGTATTCGCTATGCGTATCAAAGTATTAAACAATGTGTAGCGAATAAGTGGCAAGGGGCGGATCATGAGTGA
- a CDS encoding YfbK domain-containing protein: MNTLIKSQAYNLVLLTLVGFNVIAADNPPVSVEPISQPAVVQARVDNPTANPIKPNYPPIKRGYNTHHRLVLDGHGGNMVTGETPESRLTFKTDDDDYSLLKQYLENKELPAKNIIHSQYLLNSFKYDFADYQTLSKNYAMYTELAPSPYNADTLLLLIQIKLTDKASDKAKFSFPFVQAQLRFNPKLISEYRLVGFEHDYSNYAKQNNDSRAQNIPVNQYGQYTALYELRQNEHNSYTLGEQTNDEQVIDKRTSDKQKSTGRYSAGRYIEGQLSADSLAELSLQDARSSSTQQFVSNITIGMALKDKFFEQATDNFRFAAAVAGLGQLINANNYVHQFNYNDVISIAIESKGEDLQGQREEFVSIAKQAFEVSSTQPINKLKPHQREPYPMPKPIYDKKPKTGYPIGDKPTPIPPKSALKSLLN, encoded by the coding sequence ATGAATACGCTAATCAAGTCTCAAGCTTACAATTTAGTATTACTGACGTTAGTCGGTTTTAACGTTATTGCTGCGGATAACCCTCCCGTTTCTGTTGAACCAATATCACAACCCGCAGTGGTTCAAGCTAGAGTCGATAATCCGACGGCAAACCCAATAAAGCCAAATTACCCGCCGATCAAACGAGGTTATAACACTCATCATCGTTTAGTGTTGGATGGACATGGCGGTAATATGGTGACAGGCGAAACGCCAGAGTCAAGGCTGACATTTAAAACTGATGATGACGACTATAGTTTGTTAAAGCAGTACCTTGAAAATAAAGAATTACCCGCGAAAAATATTATTCATAGCCAGTATTTACTCAATAGCTTTAAATACGATTTTGCAGATTATCAAACGCTGTCAAAGAATTATGCAATGTATACCGAGCTAGCGCCGTCACCTTACAACGCTGATACCTTGTTGTTATTGATTCAGATAAAGCTGACAGATAAGGCAAGTGATAAGGCCAAATTTAGTTTTCCATTTGTTCAAGCACAATTACGATTTAACCCAAAGCTGATTTCAGAGTACCGCTTAGTGGGCTTTGAACATGATTATTCAAATTATGCTAAGCAAAATAACGATAGTCGAGCCCAAAATATTCCAGTGAATCAATATGGACAATACACAGCACTGTATGAATTACGTCAAAATGAACATAATTCATACACTTTGGGTGAGCAAACTAATGATGAACAAGTTATTGATAAACGAACTAGTGATAAACAAAAAAGTACAGGTCGATACAGTGCAGGTCGATATATTGAAGGTCAATTGAGTGCCGATAGCCTTGCAGAGTTGTCCTTGCAAGATGCACGTTCTAGTTCAACACAGCAGTTTGTGAGCAATATAACCATTGGCATGGCTCTAAAAGATAAGTTCTTTGAGCAAGCCACTGATAATTTTCGTTTTGCAGCAGCGGTAGCAGGTTTAGGGCAACTCATTAATGCGAATAACTACGTACACCAGTTCAATTATAATGATGTTATCTCTATTGCAATTGAGTCAAAGGGTGAAGATTTACAAGGTCAGCGCGAAGAGTTCGTTAGTATAGCTAAACAGGCATTTGAGGTGTCGAGCACTCAACCGATAAATAAATTAAAACCACATCAGCGCGAACCTTATCCAATGCCAAAACCTATTTATGATAAAAAGCCAAAAACGGGTTATCCCATAGGTGATAAACCAACACCAATACCGCCTAAATCAGCGCTAAAGTCACTATTAAATTAA